The proteins below come from a single Eriocheir sinensis breed Jianghai 21 chromosome 11, ASM2467909v1, whole genome shotgun sequence genomic window:
- the LOC126997038 gene encoding uncharacterized protein LOC126997038 isoform X4 produces the protein MREVNPSAAIATDLVFPGSLVTHTSRSFSASVVDSGVFPMWYWCAGYPFTGSLVTHTSRSFSASVVDSGVFPMWYWCAGYPFTGSLVTHTSRSFSASVVDSAVFPMWYWCAGYPFTGSLVTHTSRSFSASVVDSAVFPMWYWCAGYPFTGSLVTHTSRSFSVSVVDSGVFPMWYWCAGYPFTGSLVTHTSRSFSVSVVDSGVFPMWYWCAGYPFTGSLITYTSRSFSVSVVDSGVFPMWYWCAGYPFTGSLVTHTSRSFSASVVDSGVFPIWYWCAGYPLPRYMTLRFSSLNCSSHFLFHSCSLMRSSCWKSTLKGLRQLSFYA, from the exons ATGAGGGaagttaacccgtctgctgcgattgccacggatttggttttccctggtagcctggtaacacatacttcgaggtctttctctgcctctgtggtggatagtggagtgtttcccatgtggtattggtgtgctggatatcccttcactggtagcctggtaacacatacttccag gtctttctctgcctctgtggtggatagtggagtgtttcccatgtggtattggtgtgctggatatcccttcactggtagcctggtaacacatacttccaggtctttctctgcctctgtggtggatagtgcagtgtttcccatgtggtattggtgtgctggatatcccttcactggtagcctggtaacacatacttccag gtctttctctgcctctgtggtggatagtgcagtgtttcccatgtggtattggtgtgctggatatcccttcactggtagcctggtaacacatacttcgag gtctttctctgtctctgtggtggatagtggagtgtttcccatgtggtattggtgtgctggatatcccttcactggtagcctggtaacacatacttcgaggtctttctctgtctctgtggtggatagtggagtgtttcccatgtggtattggtgtgctggatatcccttcactggtagcctgataacatatacttccaggtctttctctgtctctgtggtggatagtggagtgtttcccatgtggtattggtgtgctggatatcccttcactggtagcctggtaacacatacttcgaggtctttctctgcctctgtggtggatagtggagtgtttcccatatggtattggtgtgctggatatcccctcccaaggtacatgactttacgtttttcttcattgaattgtagcagccactttttgttccattcctgtagcttgatgaggtcttcttgttggaaatccACACTCAAGGGGTTAAGACAACTCTCGTTTTACGCgtag
- the LOC126997038 gene encoding uncharacterized protein LOC126997038 isoform X2, which yields MREVNPSAAIATDLVFPGSLVTHTSRSFSASVVDSGVFPMWYWCAGYPFTGSLVTHTSRSFSASVVDSGVFPMWYWCAGYPFTGSLVTHTSRSFSASVVDSAVFPMWYWCAGYPFTGSLVTHTSRSFSASVVDSGVFPMWYWCAGYPFTGSLVTHTSRSFSVSVVDSGVFPMWYWCAGYPFTGSLVTHTSRSFSVSVVDSGVFPMWYWCAGYPFTGSLVTHTSRSFSVSVVDSGVFPMWYWCAGYPFTGSLITYTSRSFSVSVVDSGVFPMWYWCAGYPFTGSLVTHTSRSFSASVVDSGVFPIWYWCAGYPLPRYMTLRFSSLNCSSHFLFHSCSLMRSSCWKSTLKGLRQLSFYA from the exons ATGAGGGaagttaacccgtctgctgcgattgccacggatttggttttccctggtagcctggtaacacatacttcgaggtctttctctgcctctgtggtggatagtggagtgtttcccatgtggtattggtgtgctggatatcccttcactggtagcctggtaacacatacttccag gtctttctctgcctctgtggtggatagtggagtgtttcccatgtggtattggtgtgctggatatcccttcactggtagcctggtaacacatacttccaggtctttctctgcctctgtggtggatagtgcagtgtttcccatgtggtattggtgtgctggatatcccttcactggtagcctggtaacacatacttccaggtctttctctgcctctgtggtggatagtggagtgtttcccatgtggtattggtgtgctggatatcccttcactggtagcctggtaacacatacttccag gtctttctctgtctctgtggtggatagtggagtgtttcccatgtggtattggtgtgctggatatcccttcactggtagcctggtaacacatacttccaggtctttctctgtctctgtggtggatagtggagtgtttcccatgtggtattggtgtgctggatatcccttcactggtagcctggtaacacatacttcgaggtctttctctgtctctgtggtggatagtggagtgtttcccatgtggtattggtgtgctggatatcccttcactggtagcctgataacatatacttccaggtctttctctgtctctgtggtggatagtggagtgtttcccatgtggtattggtgtgctggatatcccttcactggtagcctggtaacacatacttcgaggtctttctctgcctctgtggtggatagtggagtgtttcccatatggtattggtgtgctggatatcccctcccaaggtacatgactttacgtttttcttcattgaattgtagcagccactttttgttccattcctgtagcttgatgaggtcttcttgttggaaatccACACTCAAGGGGTTAAGACAACTCTCGTTTTACGCgtag
- the LOC126997038 gene encoding uncharacterized protein LOC126997038 isoform X3 codes for MREVNPSAAIATDLVFPGSLVTHTSRSFSASVVDSGVFPMWYWCAGYPFTGSLVTHTSRSFSASVVDSGVFPMWYWCAGYPFTGSLVTHTSRSFSASVVDSGVFPMWYWCAGYPFTGSLVTHTSRSFSASVVDSGVFPMWYWCAGYPFTGSLVTHTSRSFSVSVVDSGVFPMWYWCAGYPFTGSLVTHTSRSFSVSVVDSGVFPMWYWCAGYPFTGSLVTHTSRSFSVSVVDSGVFPMWYWCAGYPFTGSLITYTSRSFSVSVVDSGVFPMWYWCAGYPFTGSLVTHTSRSFSASVVDSGVFPIWYWCAGYPLPRYMTLRFSSLNCSSHFLFHSCSLMRSSCWKSTLKGLRQLSFYA; via the exons ATGAGGGaagttaacccgtctgctgcgattgccacggatttggttttccctggtagcctggtaacacatacttcgaggtctttctctgcctctgtggtggatagtggagtgtttcccatgtggtattggtgtgctggatatcccttcactggtagcctggtaacacatacttccag gtctttctctgcctctgtggtggatagtggagtgtttcccatgtggtattggtgtgctggatatcccttcactggtagcctggtaacacatacttccag gtctttctctgcctctgtggtggatagtggagtgtttcccatgtggtattggtgtgctggatatcccttcactggtagcctggtaacacatacttccaggtctttctctgcctctgtggtggatagtggagtgtttcccatgtggtattggtgtgctggatatcccttcactggtagcctggtaacacatacttccag gtctttctctgtctctgtggtggatagtggagtgtttcccatgtggtattggtgtgctggatatcccttcactggtagcctggtaacacatacttccaggtctttctctgtctctgtggtggatagtggagtgtttcccatgtggtattggtgtgctggatatcccttcactggtagcctggtaacacatacttcgaggtctttctctgtctctgtggtggatagtggagtgtttcccatgtggtattggtgtgctggatatcccttcactggtagcctgataacatatacttccaggtctttctctgtctctgtggtggatagtggagtgtttcccatgtggtattggtgtgctggatatcccttcactggtagcctggtaacacatacttcgaggtctttctctgcctctgtggtggatagtggagtgtttcccatatggtattggtgtgctggatatcccctcccaaggtacatgactttacgtttttcttcattgaattgtagcagccactttttgttccattcctgtagcttgatgaggtcttcttgttggaaatccACACTCAAGGGGTTAAGACAACTCTCGTTTTACGCgtag
- the LOC126997038 gene encoding uncharacterized protein LOC126997038 isoform X1, with protein sequence MREVNPSAAIATDLVFPGSLVTHTSRSFSASVVDSGVFPMWYWCAGYPFTGSLVTHTSRSFSASVVDSGVFPMWYWCAGYPFTGSLVTHTSRSFSASVVDSAVFPMWYWCAGYPFTGSLVTHTSRSFSASVVDSGVFPMWYWCAGYPFTGSLVTHTSRSFSASVVDSGVFPMWYWCAGYPFTGSLVTHTSRSFSVSVVDSGVFPMWYWCAGYPFTGSLVTHTSRSFSVSVVDSGVFPMWYWCAGYPFTGSLVTHTSRSFSVSVVDSGVFPMWYWCAGYPFTGSLITYTSRSFSVSVVDSGVFPMWYWCAGYPFTGSLVTHTSRSFSASVVDSGVFPIWYWCAGYPLPRYMTLRFSSLNCSSHFLFHSCSLMRSSCWKSTLKGLRQLSFYA encoded by the exons ATGAGGGaagttaacccgtctgctgcgattgccacggatttggttttccctggtagcctggtaacacatacttcgaggtctttctctgcctctgtggtggatagtggagtgtttcccatgtggtattggtgtgctggatatcccttcactggtagcctggtaacacatacttccag gtctttctctgcctctgtggtggatagtggagtgtttcccatgtggtattggtgtgctggatatcccttcactggtagcctggtaacacatacttccaggtctttctctgcctctgtggtggatagtgcagtgtttcccatgtggtattggtgtgctggatatcccttcactggtagcctggtaacacatacttccaggtctttctctgcctctgtggtggatagtggagtgtttcccatgtggtattggtgtgctggatatcccttcactggtagcctggtaacacatacttccaggtctttctctgcctctgtggtggatagtggagtgtttcccatgtggtattggtgtgctggatatcccttcactggtagcctggtaacacatacttccag gtctttctctgtctctgtggtggatagtggagtgtttcccatgtggtattggtgtgctggatatcccttcactggtagcctggtaacacatacttccaggtctttctctgtctctgtggtggatagtggagtgtttcccatgtggtattggtgtgctggatatcccttcactggtagcctggtaacacatacttcgaggtctttctctgtctctgtggtggatagtggagtgtttcccatgtggtattggtgtgctggatatcccttcactggtagcctgataacatatacttccaggtctttctctgtctctgtggtggatagtggagtgtttcccatgtggtattggtgtgctggatatcccttcactggtagcctggtaacacatacttcgaggtctttctctgcctctgtggtggatagtggagtgtttcccatatggtattggtgtgctggatatcccctcccaaggtacatgactttacgtttttcttcattgaattgtagcagccactttttgttccattcctgtagcttgatgaggtcttcttgttggaaatccACACTCAAGGGGTTAAGACAACTCTCGTTTTACGCgtag